The sequence below is a genomic window from Bactrocera neohumeralis isolate Rockhampton chromosome 4, APGP_CSIRO_Bneo_wtdbg2-racon-allhic-juicebox.fasta_v2, whole genome shotgun sequence.
tttaaacttttaataactttaatcCCAAATACCgaattagataataaaaaaattattttaatcctAAAAGACAGAATAAAAAATAGAGAAactaatgtataaaaaataaatatttttttattttaattaaaaatatttttaaatttttattttcaaataccggaatgaaaaataaaaataataattttaactatatttttttaatcttcatgaaaaaacatttttaaatatttaattccaaGTACgggaataaaacaaaaataaaaattttgaaaatattttttttttagattttcgtaaataatttttaatcgcaAATAtcggtataaaaaatatgacaaaaaaattattttaatctcAAATAcagaattagaaaataaaaaattaatttaatcctAAAAGACAGAATAAAAAATagatagataaaaaataaaaaaaaaaaaaataataaaaaaagaataaaaataaaaaaaaaaaaaaaaaaataaaaataaaaaaataaaaaaaaataaaaaaaaataaaaaaaaaaaaaaaaaaaaaaaaaaaaaaaaaatagtttagccCCTTTTGTCTTATTCATATCTATCTTAGAACTTCTTGATTCCAGCTTTTAATTTgaacatttaattttgtatttataaacactaatttttaaattttaaaatattttttcaaatgttattttaaCATTAAACATTACCATTAATTTAAAATCGGAATTGGGACAAAATGTTGTGATTAAAAGtccattgaaattgaaaatttaatttaaaaaaattaaaatttaataagacaaattattttaatttttaaactcaaaattttggatttttttatccCAATatcagaataaaaaatttaattaaaaaaactattttaattttcaaactcaaaattttggattttttatccaaaaatcagaataaaaagttaaaaatgtaatctttcgtttgatgaaataaaaaattcgcaCCCTTGGTTATCACATACTATGTGCATAAATGCCTTAAGCAGCATTTTTTGAcagttccatatttttttttacaaaattaactGCGcaaacttattaatttttttataaattaattaatatttattaaaaaaaaaaaaatatttgcgaaaactGAAAAGTTCAacgtaaaaataagttaaatttcaaatagtaaataaaataacgaaTCTCCGCTGATAGCAGCGCGTTATCAAACACCATTTcttagcatacatttaggcgtcTTTTATAGAATGCTGTaaatagctacatatgtatgtacttcttcTAAGTCAGTTTGGTTATTTCaattcatataaatttattaatattcagcaaattgtttttgtttttattattcacaCATTTGCTTATAAGTTCATGTCGAAACTCAAAATACTAatatactaaattaaatttattcacaACTAGCTTTCAACTGTATGCGCAGCATCATCGCATCAGTGCGCGCATGGATGAGCATTTGGCGCAATTGGTGGCTTTGGTCAAGTCGGTGGCGCTCAAGTACAAGTTAGCCTCGGTGCTGAGCCTTAAAACGATTGTGATGTCGCTGATAAGCGAGCAGACCGCACACTATTTGCGCGACACGAATTTCGGACGAAATGAGAATCGCAACTTAAACGATATGTGACGTCACTGTAAACTGTTTATGGCGAATACTAAGCGTATGCGATGTGAAGTCGCGCtcggtgtgtatgtgtgtttcaagTTTTGCTTATGGCTacgcttttttgaaaaatttcacgcTTTGCTTAGAACGATATTCTATGTGaaatgtatgcaaatttatGAGAATGTgttgtgcaaatatttaaatttttatcacgATTGATTGAAATTGCTCGAATCACATGTacccatatatatgtacatatagacatacatacatacatatatattttagaataagcataatgtgtatggaaatagaaatatttttttacgcaaaaattcatgtttgttgtttttatttcattgttgtctgatttgaaaaaatacacattttcaatttttgtacttAACGCAGCTTAATACAGGTTAGGAGGATAATGTCTTTTCCATTCGCCCGAGAttgtaaataatgaaaatatgtcCATAAATCAATATATCTAGAATCTatgtaacaaaaaatgtatataataaaagtaattttcactTACATAGTCAAAACAGGAAACAATAGTTAAAGAATAGCTTAcagtttaataaatattgtatatacttatgtgtgtttgtaggtGTGTGCCTGGGTGTGTGGGTGCGATTTCAACTGCAACGTAGTGCTAACTATCTAAAAAAGcttatcatttaaaacaatgctaagtgaaaatataactgtatgtgtatgtaaaaaatatcgACTTGCCACACACCaaactatacacacacacacaggcaagCACATGCACATGTAAATGAAATGTAGATGCTTGAAAATGGAATGTGagtgagaaaaaattatacattactCTTTGTTATTTATGACTTTTGGTTATTCTAATGATGTCTGGCACACCCACgttatagacatatgtatgtatatgcctaaatatgtatgcatgcttgcTAAGCAATTTCGATACAGCCTGCTTATCACTTAAAACGTTGAATTCATAAGGCTGCAGTAACGGATATGCTTATCGAAACTCTTTCGATACATATAATGTTTGGTGCATTTCTTGCATCTAAAAGAGCCTTTGCTTTTAGTCACTTTTAACGGCATCTTTAGCAGATCGCTGTTGGCATATGTGATGTTCATGGGCTGAGATGGCACTGAAATTCTACGCAAGCTTCTTTCATCGTTATAAACACTTATGGAATTGGCATTTATATCTTCGGATTCCAGCAAACTACCAGATGATATATGACTGTCGTTTATGCTTTCGCCAGGCGGTGAGGTGttcgttgtagttgttgttacgACTGCAGGTGATACACCGGTAACTGATGTCGTGGTTGATGTGGCTGGCGTTAAAACGGTGTCGCCACTTGGAATGGCGCCGGGTGTTAAATGTACTTTGTGTAAGTTCAATATGTGGGAGAGCATGAAATTTCGTCGCGATATAGTAAAGCTGCATACTTTGCATTTGAAATATGATTTGTAGGGTAAATGTGTGAATAGGTGCTGCTGTAGATCGGCAATGTGCTGTGAGAAGATTTCAACCGAGCATTCGGAGCATTTGAAATGATCACCGAAACGATTTTCCGCCGTCTTCTCTAGGAAATTGTGACTGTGAGAAAGAGATAATAgagaatatatattaataaaggaAAGAAGCGTAAAGGGATTATATGTGCTACAAAAATTCAACTGCATTATCAAATAAAAGAGATGACTTCAACaggaatataatatattaaattaaaacgacattttttatacactgaacGAGGCATATTAGGATTCCTaccaagtttgtaacacacatcACGAGACGTCCGAGACCATATAAAacagatatataaatgatcagcatgacgagctgttTCAATTTAATAATGATCGTCTGCCTGTCCATCTCTGTTTACGCAAATTAAGTTttaagatattgatctgaaattttgtacacctttttttttctcaaaatgttgatAATTTGTTGAAACCTCCGACATCAAACCACTGTAGAATCTAGCAGCAATACAAACTAACCGAAAAAAGCATGATTTGAATGAAAACTTCCTTAAGTTTTTTCCAAGGCAATGGTCCTATCTTCAAAGGAGTGGTTCAGCTCTCATACAAACAGACCGAACAAAATCACTTAAGcaattgtattaaatattttgtatttgccaactttattacgacttcgatgcaaccgaaattaatgtttttttcttatttttaacacaaacaCTTTAAAACACATTTCACTTTTCTCCTCTTGAAATTAAACGAAATCTCTCTTGAATTTTCCTACACACAAACTATCTAAtagttcaaattatttttcaaaaatatcgaaattcacCTAAAATTTATGTGCGCCTGCCAAGCATCCTCTGTCTCAAAGGTTAAACCACAAGCCGGACATACGTATGAAATTAAAGCGCGACTCTCGTGCTCCCACAGCGCTATTTCACGCGCTGTCGGCGCGTCATTACTATTTTTGGCACTAGCGCTGCAGCTGGCATCTCTCTCCTTGTGCAACATAATATGCGAAATCATCAAAAACATACTATGTTCTTGGTACGGACACAATTTGCAATGGTACACTTTGTGCGGCAAGTGTGTAAAGTGATGCTGTTGCAATGTTTTTAGCGTACAACGTGTAAACGTTTCGTGGCATTTGGCACATTCGAACTCATTGTTCGGTCGTCGTttgaaattccaatttttattatCGCCCAACTGATGCGCCATCTCTATATGACGACGCCAATGTGGATGTGCATCGTAGCGTTCACCACATTGTGGGCAGGTGAAGTAAATATAGTGATTATTCTCATGTTCCGCGTTCGTTGTATGTGGCAAGACTTCATTCAAATCACAAACTGGCTCAATTTTACACAATGCTAAAAGCTCATCCTCGCAATCACTATAATCCGTTGTCGCTGCTGTATGAattgatgtttgatttttttcattacatattttatCCCTTTGCTGCTGTTGATTAATGTAATCATGGTTGGGCTCCTTTTTACACTCCACTTTTAGCTCGATAGGTCGTGGAAGCGCAACATTTTTGTCAACATCAATTTCGCATAGAAACTCAAATTGAGGCTCTGAAGCGGCAGATATAGTCGATGAGTCTTCATCGTCGCTATCGTTGATAACAAGCACACCACTTGTATCCGTACAATAACCACTTGTTTTTGAACTGTTGGTCAGAGCTAAAACAACAGATGCAAACAAAATTGGCAAAtgcaaaacataattaaataatatacatactacatactttTTCTTGGCTGTGTGCAAGGCAAGAACGAATAAAAGCGCAAAGATACATCTGAGGCAGCTGCAGTATTGTTGGTCAGAGCTTTAGATGTGGGCGCCATCGCTGCTGCTTCCATCGGTTAAGTAGTTAGTATATCAAAC
It includes:
- the LOC126756177 gene encoding zinc finger protein 423-like — its product is MEAAAMAPTSKALTNNTAAASDVSLRFYSFLPCTQPRKTLTNSSKTSGYCTDTSGVLVINDSDDEDSSTISAASEPQFEFLCEIDVDKNVALPRPIELKVECKKEPNHDYINQQQQRDKICNEKNQTSIHTAATTDYSDCEDELLALCKIEPVCDLNEVLPHTTNAEHENNHYIYFTCPQCGERYDAHPHWRRHIEMAHQLGDNKNWNFKRRPNNEFECAKCHETFTRCTLKTLQQHHFTHLPHKVYHCKLCPYQEHSMFLMISHIMLHKERDASCSASAKNSNDAPTAREIALWEHESRALISYVCPACGLTFETEDAWQAHINFSHNFLEKTAENRFGDHFKCSECSVEIFSQHIADLQQHLFTHLPYKSYFKCKVCSFTISRRNFMLSHILNLHKVHLTPGAIPSGDTVLTPATSTTTSVTGVSPAVVTTTTTNTSPPGESINDSHISSGSLLESEDINANSISVYNDERSLRRISVPSQPMNITYANSDLLKMPLKVTKSKGSFRCKKCTKHYMYRKSFDKHIRYCSLMNSTF